In Bacteroidia bacterium, a single window of DNA contains:
- a CDS encoding S41 family peptidase: MKKFLLQTKLWLIGVIAVPVLLISANRIDDQYFEISKNLDIFSTLFKELNLYYVDEINAGDFMKNGIEAMLEGLDPYTNYIPESDIEDYRFMTTGQYGGIGAIIRAKDDKVVVAEPYENSPAAKAGLQAGDILLEVNGKSTQGRTYDEISSVLKGQPGTDVKITVERPGQPGKLNFNVSREEIKVKAVSYSGMLNNQVGYINLNSFTDNCSGEVKEAYQQLKANNKLQGLVLDLRGNPGGLLKEAVSLCNLFIEKGQTVVFTKGKVQEWNANYKTQNSPVDTEIPLVVLVNSGSASASEIVSGTFQDLDRAVILGQRTYGKGLVQTTRPLSYNTQLKVTTAKYYIPSGRCIQAIDYGNRNEDGSVGKIPDSLISRFYTLKSKRPVYDGGGITPDIAMEPEFYSEISKALIENNLVFDFATLYRIKHKTVAPPKEFQISDELYQEFSDYIKKQDFKYESQSELDLKLLKETAEKEKYFDLIKKDYEEIAKKLSPDKEKDLVLFKAEICQLLKSEILSRYYYSKGRVECMLSDDPEIKKAIEVIQNPATYKSKLTDVSDQSPLKDKVKDFQIKSKKKG, translated from the coding sequence ATGAAAAAATTTCTTCTTCAAACCAAACTTTGGCTTATCGGTGTAATAGCCGTTCCGGTCCTATTGATTTCGGCTAACCGTATCGATGACCAATACTTCGAAATATCCAAAAACCTCGATATTTTTTCTACCCTATTCAAAGAGCTCAACCTCTATTATGTGGATGAAATCAATGCAGGTGATTTTATGAAAAATGGCATTGAGGCAATGCTGGAAGGATTAGACCCTTACACCAACTATATTCCCGAAAGTGATATTGAAGATTATCGGTTCATGACTACAGGACAATATGGTGGTATCGGTGCCATTATTAGGGCAAAAGACGACAAAGTAGTTGTGGCTGAACCTTATGAAAATTCTCCAGCAGCCAAAGCAGGATTACAAGCTGGTGACATCCTCCTTGAAGTAAATGGAAAAAGTACTCAGGGTAGAACCTATGACGAAATTAGTTCTGTATTGAAAGGACAACCCGGTACCGATGTTAAAATTACCGTTGAAAGGCCCGGACAACCCGGTAAACTTAACTTCAATGTAAGCCGGGAAGAAATTAAAGTGAAAGCCGTTTCCTATTCCGGAATGCTCAATAATCAGGTGGGCTACATCAATCTGAATTCTTTTACCGATAACTGCTCCGGTGAAGTAAAGGAGGCTTATCAACAATTAAAGGCCAATAACAAGCTTCAGGGACTGGTGCTCGATTTGCGCGGAAACCCCGGAGGATTGCTCAAAGAAGCAGTTAGCTTGTGCAATCTCTTTATTGAAAAAGGACAAACAGTTGTATTTACCAAAGGGAAAGTGCAGGAGTGGAATGCAAACTATAAAACCCAAAACAGCCCGGTGGATACTGAAATTCCGTTGGTGGTTCTGGTAAATAGTGGTTCGGCATCGGCTTCAGAAATTGTTTCAGGCACATTCCAGGATCTTGACAGAGCCGTAATCCTTGGTCAGCGAACCTATGGAAAAGGTTTGGTTCAAACCACTCGTCCATTAAGTTACAACACCCAACTCAAGGTTACTACGGCAAAATATTATATCCCAAGTGGAAGATGTATTCAGGCCATTGATTATGGAAATAGAAATGAGGATGGTTCAGTAGGTAAAATTCCTGATTCATTGATTTCCCGCTTCTACACGCTTAAAAGCAAACGTCCGGTTTATGATGGAGGTGGAATTACTCCGGATATCGCCATGGAACCGGAGTTTTACTCTGAAATCTCGAAAGCCCTCATTGAAAATAACCTGGTTTTTGATTTTGCTACCCTTTATCGAATTAAACACAAAACAGTGGCTCCTCCTAAAGAATTTCAAATTTCAGATGAGTTGTACCAAGAGTTTTCAGACTATATCAAAAAGCAAGATTTTAAGTATGAAAGTCAAAGTGAACTGGATCTGAAATTGTTAAAAGAAACCGCTGAAAAGGAAAAGTACTTCGATTTGATTAAAAAGGATTACGAAGAAATAGCTAAAAAGCTCTCGCCCGATAAGGAGAAAGACTTGGTTCTGTTCAAGGCCGAAATTTGTCAGCTTTTGAAAAGTGAAATTTTAAGCAGATATTACTACAGCAAAGGTCGTGTAGAATGCATGTTGAGCGATGATCCTGAAATTAAAAAGGCCATCGAAGTTATTCAGAATCCGGCGACTTACAAGTCCAAACTTACCGACGTTAGCGATCAATCGCCTTTAAAAGATAAGGTTAAGGATTTTCAAATTAAATCGAAAAAGAAAGGCTAA
- a CDS encoding ABC transporter substrate-binding protein, translating to MRHTIFWLGLLLLFSCKERNSISDKKVFRYNEPKGITSLDPAYARSMSNTWGINLLFNGLVQLDSNLQVRPAIAKSWTISEDGKTYRFLLRNDVFFHSDPCFGDQQRRKVNAGDFVYSFRRILDPTIASPGKWVFSNLEENLEKALEAPNDSVLIIRLRKSFPPFLGMLAMHYCSVVPKEAVLKYGKDFRMHPVGTGPFRLFIWKEGVKLVVHKNPDYFERDEHNQALPYLDAVSITFVSDAQSSFMSFVQGKTDFLNGLDDGSYKDAILTRSGELKPEFRDRIYLKRSAFLNTEYLGFLVSDTAREAYQSPVTNLFFRQAVNYALDRKKMIHYLRNNIGIPGENGLVPPSLYKNRKDGISGYSYNPAKAKELLQKSGYLKNPQPVKLYITAQYADLCEFIQHQLHEIGILVQLEVNPPGTHGELVAKCQAPFFRKSWVADYPDAENYLSLLYSPNFTPNGPNYTLFSNPDFDRIYQASLQEVSDQKREQMYAALDSLALEQAPMVVLYYDESLRFLNKRVKQLPNNPLNLPDLKRCVVEDRQR from the coding sequence ATGCGGCATACAATCTTTTGGCTTGGGTTACTTCTCCTTTTTTCATGTAAGGAGCGCAATTCCATTTCAGATAAGAAAGTTTTCCGGTACAACGAACCTAAAGGTATTACTTCCCTTGACCCGGCTTATGCACGAAGTATGTCAAATACCTGGGGGATTAATTTATTGTTCAATGGCTTAGTACAATTAGATTCTAATTTACAGGTTCGCCCGGCCATTGCAAAATCATGGACCATTTCTGAGGATGGAAAAACGTATCGTTTCTTGCTTCGAAACGATGTTTTCTTTCATTCCGATCCTTGTTTTGGTGATCAACAACGTCGAAAGGTAAATGCTGGCGATTTTGTTTATTCCTTTCGCCGAATTCTCGACCCTACTATTGCCTCACCGGGTAAATGGGTGTTTTCCAATTTGGAGGAGAACCTTGAAAAGGCATTGGAGGCACCGAATGATTCTGTATTGATTATACGGCTCCGAAAATCCTTTCCTCCTTTTCTTGGAATGTTGGCCATGCATTATTGTTCTGTGGTACCTAAGGAGGCTGTACTAAAATATGGAAAAGATTTTCGAATGCATCCGGTTGGAACCGGGCCTTTCCGGTTATTTATTTGGAAGGAAGGCGTTAAGTTGGTAGTTCATAAAAATCCCGATTACTTTGAACGAGATGAACACAACCAAGCATTGCCCTATTTGGATGCGGTTTCCATCACCTTTGTCAGCGATGCCCAATCTTCCTTTATGTCATTCGTACAAGGAAAAACAGATTTCTTAAATGGATTGGATGATGGAAGTTACAAAGATGCCATCCTCACTCGTTCAGGTGAATTAAAACCGGAATTCAGGGATAGGATTTATCTCAAACGGTCAGCATTTCTTAACACCGAATACCTTGGGTTTCTTGTTTCAGACACTGCTCGAGAGGCCTATCAAAGTCCGGTAACCAATCTCTTTTTTCGTCAAGCAGTTAATTACGCCCTGGATCGAAAAAAAATGATTCATTATTTGCGAAATAACATTGGCATTCCGGGCGAGAACGGTTTGGTTCCCCCTTCTTTATATAAAAACCGAAAAGATGGAATTTCCGGGTATTCCTATAATCCTGCCAAGGCAAAGGAACTGCTTCAAAAGTCAGGCTATTTGAAAAATCCTCAACCTGTAAAATTGTACATTACAGCTCAATATGCTGATCTTTGTGAGTTTATTCAGCACCAGCTTCATGAAATTGGAATTTTGGTTCAGTTGGAAGTCAATCCTCCTGGAACCCATGGGGAGTTAGTGGCCAAATGCCAAGCGCCGTTTTTCCGAAAATCTTGGGTAGCTGATTACCCGGATGCTGAAAACTATCTTTCTTTACTCTATTCTCCTAATTTTACTCCTAACGGGCCCAATTATACCTTGTTTTCTAATCCTGATTTCGACCGGATTTACCAAGCATCTTTGCAGGAGGTTTCAGATCAAAAACGTGAACAAATGTATGCTGCATTGGACAGTTTAGCCCTGGAACAGGCTCCAATGGTAGTATTGTATTACGATGAATCCTTGAGGTTTTTGAATAAACGGGTCAAACAATTGCCCAACAATCCGCTTAACTTGCCCGATCTGAAACGTTGTGTGGTAGAAGATAGGCAACGTTAA
- a CDS encoding choice-of-anchor B family protein, with amino-acid sequence MRYFFLFCLLVIVQPLFSQEYDFENVGLYGHWDNPDIVPEPQLGIRYNGCFGWENPQSGRRYAIIGSSRATHVIEVTNPNQLEFKWEIPGSRINCIWREIKTYKNYVYIVSDDGYPNKFQIGDLSYLPDSVHLVHNSDSIFARTHTIFIDGNKLYCASVHSAGQNATYSAMNVYSLANPEKPLLLRRLDEDFPNISQVHDMWVRNDTIFASSAYQGLSILKYDSIQNRFSLITTLSVYDHAGYNHSSTWSKDGKTLVMMDEVPNSLPAKVVNVEDITQPYVTAYFNSSDSTTPHNPYFIGDSKICVCSNYEDGTQIYDMSNPSNPVRLGYFDTHWQTTPATNTGDYRGNWGAYVDFEDGLVVASDMQNGLFLLDIRPCLSGISSKQTVLKNAWPNPTSNYLQLPLEITNPFSEWKLSNYLGQKVLSGWINADGRLDVSAVLPGIYTLELSGNFSNLKFRVVKN; translated from the coding sequence ATGCGCTATTTTTTCCTTTTTTGTTTATTGGTGATTGTTCAACCCTTGTTTTCACAAGAGTATGATTTTGAAAATGTGGGATTGTATGGTCATTGGGATAATCCAGATATTGTACCGGAGCCACAACTTGGTATTCGATACAATGGTTGTTTTGGTTGGGAAAATCCACAATCCGGCCGGCGGTATGCGATAATTGGATCATCGCGGGCTACCCACGTTATTGAAGTTACCAACCCCAATCAATTGGAATTCAAATGGGAAATTCCCGGTTCCCGAATAAACTGTATTTGGAGAGAAATTAAAACCTACAAAAACTATGTTTACATTGTTAGTGATGACGGGTATCCCAATAAATTTCAAATCGGTGATTTAAGTTATTTACCTGATTCGGTTCATTTGGTGCATAACAGTGATAGTATTTTTGCCAGAACACATACCATTTTTATTGATGGTAATAAATTGTATTGCGCCAGTGTGCATTCGGCTGGCCAAAATGCCACCTACTCGGCAATGAATGTATATTCCTTAGCCAATCCGGAAAAACCGTTATTGCTTCGTCGTTTGGATGAAGATTTCCCAAACATTAGTCAGGTACACGATATGTGGGTGAGAAATGATACCATTTTCGCTTCCTCTGCTTACCAGGGTTTGTCCATTCTGAAGTACGATAGTATCCAAAACAGATTTAGTCTGATAACCACACTTTCCGTATATGACCATGCAGGTTACAACCACAGCTCCACCTGGTCAAAAGATGGGAAAACCCTAGTTATGATGGATGAAGTTCCGAATAGCCTTCCAGCGAAGGTTGTCAATGTGGAAGACATCACCCAACCTTATGTTACTGCATACTTTAACAGTTCCGACTCTACCACTCCACACAATCCATATTTTATTGGCGATTCTAAAATTTGTGTATGTTCAAACTATGAAGATGGCACGCAAATTTACGACATGTCCAATCCTTCCAATCCGGTCAGGCTGGGTTATTTTGACACCCATTGGCAAACAACTCCGGCAACTAATACAGGCGATTACCGAGGAAATTGGGGGGCGTACGTGGATTTCGAAGATGGTCTGGTTGTAGCATCCGACATGCAAAATGGGTTGTTTTTACTAGATATTCGTCCCTGCTTATCAGGTATCTCATCCAAACAAACGGTTTTGAAAAACGCTTGGCCCAATCCTACTTCCAACTATCTTCAACTTCCATTGGAAATTACCAACCCATTTAGCGAATGGAAACTTAGCAATTACCTAGGACAAAAAGTTCTATCAGGATGGATAAATGCAGACGGACGCTTGGATGTAAGTGCAGTGCTTCCCGGAATTTACACCTTAGAACTTAGCGGAAATTTCTCGAATTTGAAATTTCGGGTGGTAAAAAATTAA